Proteins from one Candidatus Zixiibacteriota bacterium genomic window:
- a CDS encoding DUF58 domain-containing protein, producing the protein MLPKDLIAQIRRIEIRTNRLVNDLFGGEYHSVFKGQGMEFEEVREYLPGDDIRLIDWNVTARAGAPFVKKFREERELLVMLLVDLSASGHFGTVARAKNQVAAETAAILAFSAIKNNDKVGMIVFTDQIELYIPPQKGRSHVLRLIREILYFTPQHTGTDIAQALEFFGRVTRRKSVAFLISDFLDKGWERPISIAHRRHDLIAVQVQDPRERNWVDVGLIELEDFETGRRQIVDTSDPAARRAFERTVTVADARRQRYFDSIKLDTVTVATDGSSADALVRFFRQRERRR; encoded by the coding sequence ATGCTCCCCAAAGACCTCATCGCCCAGATTCGCCGGATCGAGATCCGCACCAACCGGCTGGTCAATGACCTCTTCGGGGGGGAATACCATTCCGTCTTCAAAGGGCAGGGGATGGAGTTCGAAGAAGTGCGCGAGTACCTCCCCGGCGATGACATCCGCCTGATTGACTGGAATGTCACCGCTCGTGCCGGAGCCCCATTCGTGAAGAAGTTCCGCGAGGAGCGCGAACTCCTTGTGATGCTGCTGGTCGATCTGTCCGCCTCGGGACACTTCGGCACGGTCGCCCGCGCCAAGAACCAGGTGGCGGCCGAGACCGCGGCGATCCTGGCGTTTTCAGCGATCAAAAACAACGACAAGGTCGGCATGATCGTCTTCACCGATCAGATCGAGCTCTACATTCCGCCGCAAAAGGGCCGCTCGCATGTGCTGCGTCTGATTCGGGAGATCCTCTACTTCACGCCCCAGCACACCGGCACCGACATCGCGCAGGCATTGGAGTTCTTCGGACGCGTCACGCGGCGCAAGTCGGTGGCGTTTCTCATCTCCGACTTCCTCGACAAAGGTTGGGAGCGTCCGATCTCCATTGCGCATCGCCGCCACGATCTGATCGCGGTGCAGGTTCAGGATCCGCGCGAGCGCAACTGGGTCGATGTCGGCCTGATTGAGCTGGAGGACTTCGAAACCGGACGGCGGCAAATCGTCGACACTTCCGACCCGGCCGCCCGACGCGCCTTCGAACGCACCGTGACGGTCGCGGATGCCCGCCGTCAACGATACTTCGATTCGATCAAGCTCGACACCGTCACCGTCGCCACCGATGGCTCCAGTGCCGATGCTCTGGTCCGCTTTTTCCGCCAACGGGAGCGCCGACGATAG
- a CDS encoding DUF4381 family protein: MAAILASILLQVAGVHAQIPPPELIVSTDRQTATVGDPIAFVLTVRFDSTLRLGVPPPAAMLGQFDVLGDTVESEGALRDGRREYKRRWRLAAFKTGDLWIPSINGVLTDKSGATRAWRADSLAVTITSVLAGSADTTDIRGLKGPYVAGQHAWFWWLAGALIVLLFAATWWWERRRRRRAAVLTVPPVPPWETALAALAALHEEVDPDQDGARLWYFHLSEILRRYWDGRYGWQSIDQTTTEIAAILNEAPFNGTHRQRAREFLDLADQVRYARLPARLGRAMVDWEWVRAFVNETIPRVPPAATGNEPEVGQVPATHGS, from the coding sequence GTGGCTGCGATTCTGGCGAGCATTCTCCTGCAGGTCGCGGGCGTCCACGCCCAGATTCCTCCACCCGAGCTAATCGTCTCCACCGACCGTCAAACCGCGACGGTCGGCGATCCAATCGCATTCGTGCTCACGGTGCGCTTCGACTCCACCTTGCGCCTGGGTGTTCCACCACCCGCCGCGATGCTGGGCCAGTTTGACGTCCTGGGCGACACGGTGGAAAGCGAGGGTGCGCTTCGCGACGGTCGTCGTGAGTACAAACGTCGGTGGCGTTTGGCCGCCTTCAAGACCGGCGACCTATGGATACCGTCAATCAACGGCGTATTGACCGACAAGAGTGGCGCGACCCGCGCGTGGCGGGCCGATTCGCTGGCGGTCACAATCACCAGTGTTCTGGCAGGAAGCGCCGATACCACCGACATTCGCGGCTTGAAAGGCCCCTATGTGGCCGGCCAGCACGCTTGGTTTTGGTGGCTGGCAGGAGCGTTGATCGTCTTGTTGTTTGCGGCGACATGGTGGTGGGAGCGACGTCGTCGCCGCCGCGCCGCCGTGCTCACAGTGCCGCCGGTCCCCCCTTGGGAAACAGCGCTGGCAGCTCTGGCAGCCCTGCACGAGGAAGTCGATCCCGATCAAGATGGCGCGCGGCTCTGGTATTTCCACCTCTCGGAGATCCTGCGTCGGTACTGGGACGGACGCTATGGCTGGCAGTCGATTGACCAGACCACGACCGAAATCGCCGCCATTCTGAATGAGGCCCCCTTCAATGGGACCCACCGCCAGCGGGCGCGCGAGTTCCTCGACCTGGCCGACCAGGTGCGCTATGCCCGTCTCCCGGCGCGCCTAGGGCGGGCGATGGTTGATTGGGAATGGGTGCGCGCATTCGTGAATGAGACGATTCCCCGTGTCCCCCCGGCCGCGACCGGAAACGAGCCGGAAGTCGGGCAGGTCCCGGCAACCCACGGATCGTGA
- a CDS encoding VWA domain-containing protein produces MILRFANPWFLGAAPLIVALVWWEIRSRRQRRATAFSSLTLMGDVRPSWRVRFRWLPSAARILALTALLVAMARPQTGTASREITSEGIDIVLALDVSGSMKAEDFQPHNRLYVAKQVIRDFVKGRTNDRVGLVVFAAESFTQCPLTLDYDVLLSLLDKVDFGMITDGTAIGTGLANAVNRLRDSHAKSRIIILLTDGVNNRGQIEPLTAAEIAKTLGIKVYTIGAGKPGTAMYPVEDPVFGKRYISLPNEIDEVVLQKIADMTGGRYYRARSEQMLERIYREISTLEKTEVKVKEYVQYRDLFAHFSALALAATVLGVVLNGTWFRTLP; encoded by the coding sequence ATGATCCTCCGTTTCGCCAATCCTTGGTTTCTGGGGGCCGCGCCGCTGATCGTCGCGCTGGTGTGGTGGGAGATTCGCTCCCGGCGGCAGCGCCGTGCCACGGCGTTCTCATCGCTGACTCTGATGGGCGATGTTCGTCCGTCGTGGCGCGTGCGCTTCCGTTGGCTTCCCTCGGCGGCCCGCATTCTGGCACTGACCGCGCTGTTGGTGGCCATGGCGCGCCCCCAGACCGGGACGGCCTCGCGCGAGATTACCTCCGAAGGAATCGACATCGTGCTGGCGCTGGATGTCTCCGGTTCCATGAAGGCCGAGGACTTCCAGCCGCACAACCGCCTCTATGTCGCCAAGCAGGTCATTCGCGATTTCGTCAAGGGGCGTACCAATGATCGCGTCGGGCTCGTGGTCTTCGCCGCCGAGTCGTTCACGCAATGTCCGTTGACGCTCGACTACGATGTCCTGCTGAGTCTCCTCGACAAGGTCGATTTCGGCATGATCACCGATGGAACCGCCATCGGCACCGGCCTGGCCAATGCGGTCAACCGACTGCGCGATTCCCACGCCAAGAGCCGCATCATCATCCTGTTGACCGACGGTGTCAACAACCGTGGGCAAATCGAGCCGTTGACGGCCGCCGAGATCGCCAAGACACTCGGGATCAAGGTGTACACGATCGGCGCGGGAAAGCCGGGCACGGCGATGTATCCGGTCGAGGACCCGGTCTTCGGGAAGCGATACATCAGTCTTCCCAATGAAATCGATGAGGTCGTGCTCCAGAAGATCGCCGACATGACCGGCGGCCGCTACTACCGCGCGCGTTCCGAACAGATGTTGGAACGCATCTACCGGGAGATCAGTACGTTGGAGAAGACCGAGGTCAAGGTGAAGGAGTATGTTCAGTATCGGGATCTGTTCGCCCACTTCAGCGCTCTGGCCCTGGCGGCGACCGTCCTCGGCGTGGTCCTGAATGGAACCTGGTTTCGCACGTTGCCGTAG
- a CDS encoding VWA domain-containing protein yields MRFSATTWLWLLWLVPLVAVFLVWVSRRRRAMAVRFAASSAWQRLTGGEMSRRRFWRGMLLAGALVLLILGTAGPQWGARAVMLQRRGLDIVVALDVSRSMLAADVKPNRLERAKREIAAVFDRLAGDRIGLVVFSGSAFVQCPLTLDASAARLLLDAVDIRSAGRPGTALDAAITTAAGMFSQDEKQFKILIVVTDGEGTEGDPLTAAQEAAKQGIRIYTVGIGTPAGEPIPLSDEQGNLTGFKKDQNGQVVLSRLDEVTLQKIALATDGRYFRAGPAQMELDELFKELSTLDKKEMEGRLFTEFEQRFQYFLVPAFALLMAEAALPLARRGKRDIQPPPGA; encoded by the coding sequence ATGCGTTTCAGTGCCACCACTTGGTTATGGCTTCTCTGGCTGGTTCCACTCGTGGCCGTGTTTCTGGTCTGGGTCAGTCGGCGTCGCCGGGCGATGGCCGTGCGCTTTGCGGCATCGTCTGCCTGGCAGCGGCTGACCGGCGGAGAGATGTCGCGCCGGCGCTTCTGGCGGGGAATGCTCCTTGCCGGTGCGCTCGTGCTTTTGATCTTGGGCACAGCGGGACCGCAATGGGGCGCGCGGGCCGTCATGCTCCAGCGGCGCGGGCTCGACATCGTGGTGGCACTCGATGTCTCCCGCTCGATGCTCGCCGCTGATGTCAAGCCCAACCGCTTGGAACGCGCCAAGCGCGAGATCGCCGCGGTCTTCGACCGTCTGGCGGGGGACAGGATCGGCCTCGTGGTCTTTTCCGGCAGTGCCTTTGTGCAGTGCCCCCTGACTCTGGATGCCTCCGCGGCGCGGTTGTTGCTCGATGCCGTGGACATCCGTTCGGCCGGTCGTCCCGGCACCGCGCTCGATGCCGCGATCACGACCGCCGCCGGCATGTTCTCTCAGGACGAAAAGCAGTTCAAGATCCTCATCGTCGTGACGGATGGTGAGGGCACGGAGGGTGATCCTCTGACGGCGGCTCAAGAGGCGGCGAAGCAGGGAATCCGCATCTACACCGTCGGCATCGGCACGCCCGCCGGCGAGCCGATTCCGCTTTCGGATGAGCAGGGCAACCTGACCGGGTTCAAGAAGGACCAGAATGGACAGGTCGTTCTCTCCAGGCTCGATGAAGTCACCCTGCAGAAGATCGCTCTGGCCACGGACGGCCGCTACTTCCGCGCCGGTCCGGCGCAGATGGAGTTGGACGAGTTGTTCAAGGAGCTATCGACGCTCGACAAAAAGGAGATGGAGGGTCGTCTGTTCACCGAGTTCGAACAGAGATTTCAGTACTTCCTCGTCCCGGCCTTTGCGTTGTTGATGGCCGAGGCCGCGTTGCCGCTGGCACGACGGGGGAAGCGGGACATCCAGCCACCTCCCGGTGCTTGA
- a CDS encoding tetratricopeptide repeat protein translates to MANSLIAVFTLVGITARADDFAKLNNNGNRLAGKGHYDEALEAYRSALIERPDVPGVVYNIGNAYHLKGAFDSAAAAYHNALARDDQTLSAETEYNLGNTLYRMREFQPAVDAYKAALRRNPDDLDAKHNLEMALRHLDKQDSTPQQKQQNQQDQQNKPDSNQQQNQNQNQQQKQDSTQNQQNQDSQSQQQSDSSQNDQQSDQQKKEQQEQEQRRRQAQQRMTGMTRQDAERILDALKNDELKLQRLRAQRVTEEDVVKDW, encoded by the coding sequence ATGGCCAACTCACTGATCGCTGTCTTCACGCTCGTTGGTATCACAGCCCGCGCCGATGACTTCGCCAAGCTCAACAACAATGGCAATCGCCTTGCCGGCAAGGGGCACTACGATGAGGCGCTCGAAGCGTACCGATCCGCGTTGATCGAACGCCCCGATGTCCCCGGCGTCGTCTACAACATCGGCAACGCCTATCATCTGAAGGGTGCCTTCGACTCCGCCGCGGCCGCCTATCACAACGCATTGGCTCGTGACGACCAGACGCTGTCGGCCGAGACCGAGTACAACCTCGGCAACACACTCTACCGCATGCGCGAGTTCCAGCCCGCGGTCGATGCCTACAAGGCGGCGCTGCGCCGCAATCCCGACGATCTGGACGCCAAGCACAACCTGGAGATGGCTCTGCGCCACCTGGACAAACAGGACTCCACACCCCAGCAGAAGCAGCAGAACCAACAGGACCAACAGAATAAACCCGATTCCAATCAGCAGCAGAACCAGAATCAGAATCAGCAACAGAAACAGGATTCCACGCAGAATCAGCAGAATCAGGATTCCCAGAGTCAGCAGCAGTCGGATTCATCCCAGAACGATCAGCAGTCCGACCAACAGAAGAAAGAGCAGCAAGAACAGGAACAGCGCCGCCGTCAGGCGCAGCAGCGGATGACCGGGATGACCCGACAGGACGCCGAGCGTATCCTCGATGCGCTCAAGAACGATGAGTTGAAGCTTCAGCGCCTGCGGGCCCAACGCGTCACCGAAGAGGACGTCGTCAAGGACTGGTAG
- a CDS encoding BatD family protein — MSSIERHGDLPPVPILARVGRTITLACVLLAFSLAAAFADTTFRLKVEPKKIMLSENATLQLTLESDSRSLPQPQLPPLPDFQVFSSGRNQSMQVTNGRVRSSIIYSYVLSPRHAGRFTVGPARVTVDGVEYTTQAETVVVNEAPPASPAPVPAPPEHPRNEVSAAREAKRKVFITAALDKDTAYVNEPVTYIFRFYKGEPLLSSPEYSRPAFANFWFQDLPPQRQYTTVVDGVPYEVTEIRTALFPTDAGEKTIGPSEVKATVIGRRRAAPRDPFSLFDNDYFGAFNRGEELKLTTTSLRLFVRPLPESGKPREASGLVGRFAVEARADVHSVNVGDPITVKVTVSGEGNIKSIPEPHFDSLPNFRIFSGGTSEDISTTDYRVSGRKTFEEVFVPQRPGSYRLPPFAVTYFDVARRSYQTVRSDSIPVTVTGAAADFTIPSLRLGADQLSDLAADVRFLKTEGGHFRQRSDPGLFGGAFWIGHILPLAGLTLLLGWRRRLLREAADPVGRRRRLAYRLAMARMQERASSDKPSAGLSAETIAEALLQYYSDRYNCAAQGLRRDEMRGQLLDDGLPEGTVNEYLDILQSCDQQRYAPGQDHRASADLPARAARVLVSLEKPR; from the coding sequence GTGTCTTCGATTGAACGTCACGGCGATCTTCCGCCGGTTCCGATTCTCGCAAGGGTCGGCAGAACCATCACCTTGGCGTGTGTTCTCCTGGCGTTCTCGCTTGCCGCCGCCTTTGCCGATACCACGTTTCGACTCAAGGTCGAACCGAAGAAGATCATGCTCTCCGAGAACGCCACTCTGCAGTTGACTCTGGAAAGCGATTCCCGCTCACTGCCCCAGCCGCAGTTGCCGCCGCTTCCGGATTTCCAAGTCTTCTCCTCGGGACGCAACCAGAGCATGCAGGTGACCAACGGGCGTGTCCGATCGTCGATCATCTACTCGTATGTGCTGTCGCCCCGCCATGCCGGTCGCTTCACCGTTGGTCCGGCGCGCGTCACCGTGGACGGTGTCGAGTACACGACGCAGGCGGAAACCGTTGTCGTCAATGAGGCCCCGCCGGCGTCGCCGGCACCTGTGCCCGCGCCTCCCGAGCACCCGCGAAATGAAGTCTCCGCCGCACGGGAAGCCAAGCGTAAGGTGTTCATCACCGCCGCCCTCGACAAGGACACAGCGTACGTCAACGAGCCGGTCACCTACATCTTCCGTTTCTACAAGGGCGAGCCGTTGCTCTCGTCGCCGGAATACTCCCGTCCCGCCTTCGCCAACTTCTGGTTCCAGGACCTCCCGCCGCAGCGGCAGTACACGACCGTTGTGGACGGCGTGCCGTACGAGGTCACAGAGATCCGCACGGCGCTGTTTCCCACCGACGCCGGGGAAAAGACCATCGGACCTTCGGAAGTCAAAGCGACCGTGATCGGCCGGCGTCGCGCCGCACCGCGCGACCCCTTCAGTCTGTTCGACAACGACTACTTCGGCGCTTTCAACCGCGGCGAGGAACTCAAATTGACGACGACGTCTCTGCGGTTGTTCGTACGTCCCCTGCCCGAGTCTGGAAAACCCCGTGAGGCCTCCGGTTTGGTCGGGAGATTCGCCGTCGAGGCGCGCGCCGATGTCCACTCGGTGAATGTCGGCGATCCGATTACGGTCAAGGTCACCGTGTCCGGTGAGGGGAACATCAAATCGATCCCGGAGCCGCACTTCGATTCACTTCCCAACTTCCGCATCTTCTCGGGCGGCACGAGCGAAGACATCTCGACAACCGACTATCGGGTCAGCGGACGCAAGACGTTCGAAGAAGTCTTCGTTCCGCAGCGTCCGGGGAGCTACCGTCTTCCTCCATTCGCCGTGACCTACTTTGACGTTGCCCGCCGGTCCTATCAGACGGTCCGCAGCGATTCGATCCCGGTCACCGTCACCGGCGCGGCGGCCGATTTCACCATCCCATCACTTCGATTGGGCGCGGACCAACTCTCGGACTTGGCCGCCGACGTTCGCTTTCTCAAGACCGAAGGCGGACATTTCCGGCAACGGAGCGATCCCGGTCTCTTTGGCGGCGCCTTCTGGATCGGTCACATTCTCCCACTGGCAGGCTTGACTCTGCTCTTGGGGTGGCGTCGTCGCCTGCTGCGCGAAGCCGCCGATCCGGTGGGTCGGCGTCGCCGTCTGGCCTATCGCCTCGCGATGGCACGCATGCAAGAGCGCGCAAGCAGCGACAAGCCATCAGCCGGGTTGAGCGCCGAGACCATTGCCGAGGCGCTCCTGCAATACTACTCCGATCGTTACAACTGTGCCGCGCAGGGTCTCCGGCGCGATGAAATGCGCGGGCAGCTCCTCGACGATGGACTGCCTGAGGGCACCGTCAACGAGTACCTGGACATACTCCAATCGTGCGATCAACAGCGGTATGCGCCGGGGCAGGACCATCGTGCCTCCGCTGACCTCCCGGCGCGCGCGGCACGCGTCCTCGTGTCGCTGGAGAAACCGCGATGA
- a CDS encoding lysylphosphatidylglycerol synthase transmembrane domain-containing protein: MTIRGGSSAVCWGLRRPRFAVDSLSSADDVAGGAHEVPTRPFGFAPMQAPPWRWIRILGLLAAFAVLVYMFRDSDPLDIWRAIVGMHPRYLIPVLAGAVGMPVFRALRLRFIMPPAEQTPERHLSQRRVFAVYNVGQLLNIILPVLTGQVARVLLFSRTLGMTKTSAFTMVILEVLFDGLILVVMIFATSFLFVMPEWMVRGEVAVLFACAMLFGFFYWALRHRERSALTAGWFRRRAPARLVREWDSVSASFLDGLKMLRSSRHLSMVGLLSVSAWLSHALLVLFLLRAFAFDIPFWGAMVILIVNTVVIMVPVSPGNIGTFQLACVVGLAFFGVRKDEALGFSILLHVTEVGPVFVLGSIASFSQHVRLREYKSAQIRLEQERLATTAPVFDHFLDHPHAGTGTGHAPTADGR, from the coding sequence ATGACAATTCGGGGCGGTTCTTCAGCGGTCTGCTGGGGGTTGCGCCGTCCCCGATTCGCCGTTGACTCGTTGTCCTCGGCGGACGATGTTGCCGGAGGCGCACACGAGGTCCCGACGCGCCCGTTCGGATTCGCTCCCATGCAGGCGCCCCCCTGGCGATGGATCCGCATCCTCGGTCTCTTGGCCGCCTTCGCCGTCCTGGTCTACATGTTCCGCGATTCCGACCCGCTCGACATCTGGCGGGCGATCGTCGGCATGCACCCCCGGTATCTGATCCCGGTGCTCGCCGGGGCTGTCGGCATGCCGGTCTTCCGGGCCCTGCGGCTGCGTTTCATCATGCCGCCCGCGGAGCAAACACCCGAGCGTCACCTGTCTCAGCGGCGTGTCTTCGCGGTCTACAACGTCGGTCAGTTGCTCAACATTATCCTCCCCGTGCTCACCGGGCAGGTCGCCCGCGTCCTGTTGTTCTCCCGGACCCTGGGGATGACCAAGACCTCCGCCTTCACGATGGTCATCCTCGAGGTCCTGTTCGATGGTCTCATCCTTGTCGTCATGATCTTCGCCACGTCGTTTCTCTTCGTCATGCCGGAATGGATGGTGCGTGGCGAGGTGGCGGTCCTGTTCGCCTGCGCCATGCTCTTCGGCTTCTTCTATTGGGCTTTGCGTCATCGGGAACGCAGCGCCCTGACGGCCGGGTGGTTCCGCCGTCGTGCCCCGGCGCGTCTCGTGCGCGAATGGGACAGCGTGAGTGCCTCCTTCCTCGACGGACTGAAGATGCTCCGCAGCAGCCGTCACCTATCGATGGTCGGCTTGCTCTCCGTGTCGGCCTGGCTGTCGCATGCGCTTCTGGTCCTGTTTCTGCTGCGCGCATTTGCCTTCGATATCCCGTTCTGGGGCGCGATGGTCATCTTGATCGTCAACACGGTCGTCATCATGGTCCCGGTCAGCCCCGGGAACATCGGGACCTTCCAACTGGCCTGCGTGGTCGGCCTGGCGTTCTTTGGCGTGCGCAAGGATGAGGCGCTGGGATTCTCCATCCTGTTGCACGTGACGGAGGTCGGCCCCGTCTTTGTGCTGGGTTCGATTGCCTCGTTCTCGCAGCATGTCCGCTTGCGGGAATACAAGTCCGCCCAGATCCGGCTGGAACAGGAGCGCCTGGCGACCACGGCCCCCGTTTTTGATCACTTTCTGGACCACCCCCACGCCGGCACCGGCACCGGGCACGCACCAACCGCCGACGGTCGCTGA
- a CDS encoding muconolactone Delta-isomerase family protein, with translation MYFLVFERRKGQDEPINDLGGMITAMSDWLAYLRELSKKGTVAHHWAFRAQHGSVTVYDVASGDQLKSILEKCPIPERFVHREVHQVCDLDEAIANLAKYMTGI, from the coding sequence ATGTACTTCTTGGTGTTCGAGAGACGCAAGGGACAGGATGAGCCGATCAACGATTTGGGCGGGATGATAACGGCCATGTCCGACTGGCTGGCATATCTGAGGGAACTGTCGAAGAAGGGTACCGTGGCCCATCATTGGGCCTTCCGGGCCCAGCACGGGAGCGTCACGGTCTACGACGTTGCCTCGGGAGATCAACTGAAGTCCATTCTCGAAAAATGCCCCATCCCGGAGCGCTTCGTCCATCGGGAGGTTCATCAGGTTTGCGACCTCGATGAAGCCATCGCCAACCTGGCGAAGTACATGACCGGGATATGA
- the rsgA gene encoding ribosome small subunit-dependent GTPase A → MDEPVVREGRVIKSYGSRFVVVTAEGTFDCGLRGRMRISGAKTHTPVAVGDRVQVTVEDPPYGVIDSVHPRVNKLSRPDVLKPEWEQVLVANCDQLIAVASLARPRLKFGAVDRLLLVAEKTGLDGAVVLNKIDLVEPHGGERARHVYNKAGYPVVVTSALTGEGLPQLREVVQLKVSIFAGHSGVGKSSLLNALEPGLGLRTREVSEATERGTHTTTSIELHPLGFGGYIADTPGLRAIGLWDLTAEELPGLYRDFRPYLGQCRFGNCLHVGEPDCAIREAVAGGSISTERYEGYLRIRQSLVDPEPLRR, encoded by the coding sequence ATGGACGAACCGGTCGTTCGGGAAGGACGGGTCATCAAGAGCTACGGAAGCCGCTTTGTCGTCGTAACGGCGGAAGGGACTTTCGACTGCGGTCTGCGGGGGCGGATGCGGATTTCCGGCGCCAAGACGCACACGCCGGTTGCGGTCGGCGATCGTGTTCAGGTCACCGTTGAAGACCCACCGTATGGCGTCATCGATTCCGTCCATCCGCGGGTCAACAAGCTCTCACGCCCCGATGTCCTGAAACCCGAATGGGAACAGGTCTTGGTTGCCAACTGCGACCAACTGATCGCCGTCGCGTCGCTGGCACGGCCCCGGCTCAAGTTTGGCGCCGTGGATCGACTGCTCCTGGTCGCCGAGAAGACGGGCCTGGATGGCGCCGTCGTCCTGAACAAGATTGATCTCGTGGAGCCTCATGGCGGCGAACGCGCCCGCCATGTCTACAACAAGGCCGGGTATCCGGTCGTCGTGACATCGGCGCTTACAGGGGAGGGGCTGCCACAACTGCGGGAGGTGGTGCAACTCAAGGTGTCGATCTTTGCGGGACACTCCGGAGTCGGCAAGTCCTCACTGCTGAATGCCTTAGAGCCGGGGCTGGGGTTGCGTACACGGGAGGTCTCCGAGGCGACCGAGCGTGGGACGCATACAACGACGAGTATCGAGTTGCATCCCCTCGGTTTCGGCGGTTATATCGCCGATACGCCGGGCCTGAGAGCGATCGGACTATGGGATCTTACAGCCGAGGAACTCCCCGGCTTGTATCGGGATTTCCGCCCGTACCTGGGCCAATGTCGATTCGGTAATTGCCTTCATGTCGGCGAACCGGATTGCGCCATTCGGGAGGCCGTCGCCGGCGGCTCGATCAGCACGGAACGGTACGAGGGGTACCTTCGCATCCGCCAATCGCTGGTTGATCCCGAGCCGCTGCGGCGGTGA
- a CDS encoding rhodanese-like domain-containing protein encodes MHASRLFRQIILLACPAVILGVGRNLVVPGGIPWVGQWGATVQAAADSIVPPSSVQPGDPPFLTLTQAEAKHTDKNVVFVDARYPADYEQGHITGAVLLPFEMFDDYWAGVEERLPKDREIVTYCGGSECELSLFLARLLRQKGYGQVSVFFGGSTIWEQEGLPMEKGAAPPPGV; translated from the coding sequence ATGCACGCATCACGCCTGTTCAGACAGATCATCCTCCTGGCCTGCCCCGCGGTGATTCTCGGAGTTGGACGCAACCTGGTCGTCCCGGGGGGGATTCCCTGGGTCGGGCAATGGGGAGCCACTGTCCAAGCCGCTGCCGACTCGATCGTGCCGCCTTCGTCCGTACAGCCAGGTGATCCCCCGTTTCTCACGCTCACGCAGGCCGAGGCCAAGCACACCGACAAGAACGTCGTCTTCGTGGACGCGCGCTACCCGGCCGACTATGAGCAAGGCCACATCACCGGCGCGGTCCTGCTTCCCTTCGAGATGTTCGATGATTACTGGGCCGGCGTCGAGGAACGTCTGCCGAAGGATCGGGAGATCGTCACGTATTGCGGCGGCTCCGAGTGCGAGTTGTCGTTGTTCCTGGCCCGACTGCTCCGTCAGAAGGGATACGGGCAGGTCTCGGTCTTCTTCGGCGGTTCCACAATCTGGGAACAAGAGGGTTTGCCGATGGAGAAGGGTGCGGCGCCGCCTCCCGGTGTGTGA
- a CDS encoding MauE/DoxX family redox-associated membrane protein, with translation MMSILRSEWLGLLFRLILGGVFIYASLDKIVHPAGFAKAVHNYHLLPGSLVNIFAVVLPWLEFLCGAALILGTRVDGATTILGALLVVFLVAVTINLIRGVDIACGCFTSDPQSRKAGFDVIWQDSLLLLMAIHLFFRGPGRLALARRRLPTAMTP, from the coding sequence ATGATGTCGATTCTGCGCAGTGAATGGCTGGGATTGCTCTTTCGCCTGATTCTCGGGGGCGTATTCATCTATGCCTCGCTCGACAAGATTGTCCACCCCGCCGGTTTCGCCAAAGCGGTCCACAACTACCACCTCCTTCCCGGTTCCCTTGTGAACATCTTCGCCGTGGTTCTGCCCTGGCTGGAATTCCTCTGCGGCGCGGCGCTGATCCTCGGGACCCGGGTCGACGGCGCCACCACCATCCTTGGTGCTCTTCTGGTCGTGTTTCTCGTGGCCGTCACGATCAACCTCATCCGCGGCGTCGACATCGCCTGTGGCTGTTTCACCTCGGATCCGCAGAGTCGCAAGGCCGGATTCGACGTGATCTGGCAAGACTCGTTGCTCTTGCTGATGGCAATCCACTTGTTCTTCCGCGGCCCCGGTCGTCTGGCCCTGGCCCGCCGCCGTCTGCCGACAGCCATGACGCCGTGA